One window of Esox lucius isolate fEsoLuc1 chromosome 25, fEsoLuc1.pri, whole genome shotgun sequence genomic DNA carries:
- the LOC105030286 gene encoding SLAM family member 5-like isoform X1 produces MLLSRFNVIMRICGVNWCARNGWTHTKFPRRGRLKLTLLYMFGLCFSISQTVEEMLTQVVGESITFSKKQGASLLYNGGTIAVVVKGNMDSSYIDSFKDRIQWDQQTGQFTIRELKTSDSGIYVVDGKGGVKTTYQLTVYDPVSRPMLTTLFNGSCSVECSVMNDRDVTLSWYSGEKILNQTSSPELSIKLSLPLEVDKQDRTSYRCEAANPVTKENVTFHVPTSCPETGPGPYKERGYWSLMAVMCVLIASVVIGIAVCQKKGRTGHSQDTSEREHADIQYAEISHIIPTSIQDGRADISELDPPRETELTSVYDKIQFHRIVDSGDFKTA; encoded by the exons ATGCTTTTGTCTAGATTTAATGTAATAATGAGAATATGCGGTGTTAATTGGTGTGCTAGAAATGGATGGACTCATACTAAATTTCCTCGACGAGGAAGACTGAAGTTGACTTTGCTGTATATGTTTG GACTGTGTTTCTCTATCAGCCAGACTGTTGAAGAGATGCTGACACAGGTTGTTGGAGAAtccatcacattttcaaaaaaacaaGGTGCCTCGTTATTATATAATGGTGGTACTATAGCTGTGGTGGTTAAAGGAAACATGGACTCATCCTATATAGACAGTTTCAAAGACAGAATTCAGTGGGACCAACAGACTGGACAGTTCACCATCAGAGAACTAAAAACCAGTGATTCAGGGATCTATGTTGTGGATGGAAAGGGAGGTgtcaagacaacatatcaactcACTGTGTATG ATCCTGTTTCCAGGCCCATGTTGACAACACTATTTAATGGTAGTTGTTCAGTGGAGTGTTCTGTAATGAATGACAGAGATGTGACCCTTTCCTGGTACAGTGGAGAGAAGATACTCAACCAGACCAGCAGCCCTGAACTTTCCATcaagctctctctccctctggagGTGGATAAACAGGACAGAACCTCTTATAGATGTGAGGCTGCCAACCCAGTTACCAAGGAGAATGTGACGTTTCATGTTCCAACATCCTGTCCAGAGACAGGTCCAG GTCCCTATAAAGAAAGGGGTTATTGGTCTCTAATGGCTGTAATGTGCGTTCTGATTGCTTCAGTAGTGATTGGAATTGCAGTCTGTCAAAAGAAGGGGAGAACTGGACACTCACAAG aTACATCTGAAAGAGAACACGCTGACATTCAGTATGCAGAGATATCTCACATTATACCAACCAGTATTCAG gATGGACGAGCCGATATATCAGAACTCGATCCGCCTAGAGAAACTGAACTGACATCAGTTTACGATAAAATCCAGTTCCATCGCATAGTGGACAGCGGTGATTTTAAGACTGCATGA
- the LOC105030286 gene encoding SLAM family member 5-like isoform X3 yields MLLSRFNVIMRICGVNWCARNGWTHTKFPRRGRLKLTLLYMFGLCFSISQTVEEMLTQVVGESITFSKKQGASLLYNGGTIAVVVKGNMDSSYIDSFKDRIQWDQQTGQFTIRELKTSDSGIYVVDGKGGVKTTYQLTVYDPVSRPMLTTLFNGSCSVECSVMNDRDVTLSWYSGEKILNQTSSPELSIKLSLPLEVDKQDRTSYRCEAANPVTKENVTFHVPTSCPETGPGPYKERGYWSLMAVMCVLIASVVIGIAVCQKKGRTGHSQGRMDEPIYQNSIRLEKLN; encoded by the exons ATGCTTTTGTCTAGATTTAATGTAATAATGAGAATATGCGGTGTTAATTGGTGTGCTAGAAATGGATGGACTCATACTAAATTTCCTCGACGAGGAAGACTGAAGTTGACTTTGCTGTATATGTTTG GACTGTGTTTCTCTATCAGCCAGACTGTTGAAGAGATGCTGACACAGGTTGTTGGAGAAtccatcacattttcaaaaaaacaaGGTGCCTCGTTATTATATAATGGTGGTACTATAGCTGTGGTGGTTAAAGGAAACATGGACTCATCCTATATAGACAGTTTCAAAGACAGAATTCAGTGGGACCAACAGACTGGACAGTTCACCATCAGAGAACTAAAAACCAGTGATTCAGGGATCTATGTTGTGGATGGAAAGGGAGGTgtcaagacaacatatcaactcACTGTGTATG ATCCTGTTTCCAGGCCCATGTTGACAACACTATTTAATGGTAGTTGTTCAGTGGAGTGTTCTGTAATGAATGACAGAGATGTGACCCTTTCCTGGTACAGTGGAGAGAAGATACTCAACCAGACCAGCAGCCCTGAACTTTCCATcaagctctctctccctctggagGTGGATAAACAGGACAGAACCTCTTATAGATGTGAGGCTGCCAACCCAGTTACCAAGGAGAATGTGACGTTTCATGTTCCAACATCCTGTCCAGAGACAGGTCCAG GTCCCTATAAAGAAAGGGGTTATTGGTCTCTAATGGCTGTAATGTGCGTTCTGATTGCTTCAGTAGTGATTGGAATTGCAGTCTGTCAAAAGAAGGGGAGAACTGGACACTCACAAGGCAG gATGGACGAGCCGATATATCAGAACTCGATCCGCCTAGAGAAACTGAACTGA
- the LOC105030286 gene encoding SLAM family member 5-like isoform X4, which translates to MLLSRFNVIMRICGVNWCARNGWTHTKFPRRGRLKLTLLYMFGLCFSISQTVEEMLTQVVGESITFSKKQGASLLYNGGTIAVVVKGNMDSSYIDSFKDRIQWDQQTGQFTIRELKTSDSGIYVVDGKGGVKTTYQLTVYDPVSRPMLTTLFNGSCSVECSVMNDRDVTLSWYSGEKILNQTSSPELSIKLSLPLEVDKQDRTSYRCEAANPVTKENVTFHVPTSCPETGPGPYKERGYWSLMAVMCVLIASVVIGIAVCQKKGRTGHSQGWTSRYIRTRSA; encoded by the exons ATGCTTTTGTCTAGATTTAATGTAATAATGAGAATATGCGGTGTTAATTGGTGTGCTAGAAATGGATGGACTCATACTAAATTTCCTCGACGAGGAAGACTGAAGTTGACTTTGCTGTATATGTTTG GACTGTGTTTCTCTATCAGCCAGACTGTTGAAGAGATGCTGACACAGGTTGTTGGAGAAtccatcacattttcaaaaaaacaaGGTGCCTCGTTATTATATAATGGTGGTACTATAGCTGTGGTGGTTAAAGGAAACATGGACTCATCCTATATAGACAGTTTCAAAGACAGAATTCAGTGGGACCAACAGACTGGACAGTTCACCATCAGAGAACTAAAAACCAGTGATTCAGGGATCTATGTTGTGGATGGAAAGGGAGGTgtcaagacaacatatcaactcACTGTGTATG ATCCTGTTTCCAGGCCCATGTTGACAACACTATTTAATGGTAGTTGTTCAGTGGAGTGTTCTGTAATGAATGACAGAGATGTGACCCTTTCCTGGTACAGTGGAGAGAAGATACTCAACCAGACCAGCAGCCCTGAACTTTCCATcaagctctctctccctctggagGTGGATAAACAGGACAGAACCTCTTATAGATGTGAGGCTGCCAACCCAGTTACCAAGGAGAATGTGACGTTTCATGTTCCAACATCCTGTCCAGAGACAGGTCCAG GTCCCTATAAAGAAAGGGGTTATTGGTCTCTAATGGCTGTAATGTGCGTTCTGATTGCTTCAGTAGTGATTGGAATTGCAGTCTGTCAAAAGAAGGGGAGAACTGGACACTCACAAG gATGGACGAGCCGATATATCAGAACTCGATCCGCCTAG